In the genome of Syntrophorhabdaceae bacterium, one region contains:
- a CDS encoding thermonuclease family protein has product MIRVFLSFILFIGLFIVPPLYGKEYVVSKVIDGDTIQLDTGEIIRYVGIDAPELKTKNSSPEFYAKEATKFNRRLVLLKKVTLEFDVEKKDQYGRLLAYVFVKKTFVNGELVRLGYARVQVKPPNLKYKDLLLTYQQKAMDEERGLWQKDKKDTETTYIGNKRTYIIHRPDCPLAKKISDKNRIIFKSRTDAIRIGYTPCRQCKP; this is encoded by the coding sequence ATGATTAGGGTATTTCTATCTTTTATCTTATTCATAGGCCTTTTTATCGTACCACCGTTATATGGAAAAGAATACGTTGTAAGTAAGGTTATAGACGGTGATACGATACAACTCGATACAGGCGAAATCATCCGATATGTAGGTATTGATGCGCCAGAATTAAAGACAAAAAACTCAAGCCCGGAGTTCTATGCAAAAGAAGCAACCAAATTCAATAGAAGGCTGGTTCTACTTAAAAAGGTAACCCTTGAATTCGATGTGGAGAAAAAAGACCAATATGGCAGGTTACTTGCTTATGTCTTTGTGAAAAAGACATTTGTTAATGGTGAGCTTGTAAGGCTTGGATATGCCAGGGTACAAGTCAAACCCCCAAATCTGAAATATAAAGACCTGCTCCTTACATACCAGCAAAAGGCCATGGATGAGGAAAGAGGTCTCTGGCAGAAAGACAAGAAGGATACAGAGACGACCTATATAGGAAACAAGAGGACATATATAATCCATAGGCCTGATTGCCCTCTTGCAAAAAAGATATCGGATAAAAATAGGATAATATTCAAAAGTAGAACAGATGCCATACGTATAGGTTATACGCCCTGTAGACAGTGCAAACCATGA
- a CDS encoding 3-hydroxyacyl-CoA dehydrogenase NAD-binding domain-containing protein produces the protein MEIKTVGVLGAGVMGNGIAQVAAMAGYNVIMRDIEDRFVEGGLKNIDKFLSKTVEKGKMTAEQKSAIMGRIKGTTDMGAMKDADFVVEVVVEVMDIKKKVFAELDEITKKDVILSSNTSSMSLTEIATATKRPDKVVGMHFFNPVPLMRLVEVIRGMQTSDETVAATIDLTKKFGKEPVEVKVDVPGFLVNRLMVPHFIEAIKLYEQGIASKEDIDKAAKLGLNYPMGPFELMDLTGLDINLHVQQYFYDNLPKELKWDPPLTLKNLVKAGSLGRKSGKGWYDYSK, from the coding sequence ATGGAAATAAAGACAGTCGGGGTATTAGGCGCCGGTGTTATGGGCAATGGTATTGCCCAGGTAGCAGCAATGGCAGGCTATAATGTTATAATGAGAGATATCGAGGACAGGTTCGTGGAGGGTGGTTTAAAAAACATCGATAAATTCCTCTCAAAAACAGTGGAAAAAGGAAAGATGACCGCAGAACAGAAATCTGCCATTATGGGAAGGATCAAAGGCACAACAGATATGGGTGCCATGAAGGATGCAGATTTTGTGGTAGAGGTGGTTGTAGAGGTAATGGATATTAAGAAAAAGGTCTTTGCAGAACTCGATGAGATTACAAAAAAGGATGTAATACTTTCATCCAATACATCTTCCATGTCTCTCACAGAGATAGCTACTGCAACAAAGAGACCGGATAAGGTAGTAGGTATGCACTTTTTCAACCCTGTTCCCCTCATGAGGCTTGTAGAGGTTATAAGGGGCATGCAGACCAGCGATGAGACGGTGGCGGCAACTATTGACCTTACAAAGAAATTTGGCAAGGAACCAGTAGAGGTAAAAGTTGATGTGCCTGGATTTCTGGTAAACAGGCTTATGGTTCCCCATTTTATTGAGGCTATCAAACTCTATGAGCAGGGTATTGCAAGTAAAGAGGATATAGATAAGGCAGCAAAACTCGGTCTTAATTACCCCATGGGTCCTTTTGAACTTATGGATTTAACGGGTCTTGATATCAACCTCCATGTCCAGCAGTATTTCTATGATAATCTTCCAAAGGAATTGAAATGGGATCCCCCATTAACACTTAAAAATCTCGTAAAGGCAGGAAGCCTTGGAAGAAAGTCCGGCAAGGGCTGGTATGACTACAGCAAGTAA
- a CDS encoding lipopolysaccharide kinase InaA family protein, giving the protein MLVLKSIESGRYRVYLSSEGYDVIDLIKGLENTPVSIKKGRAGIKIFYVNNIKIACRQYRHGGLLRKFTGDFFISKKRAIQEMEVLLYLFSSGIPAVRPVSVIEERNGFFKRLYILTIFEDNTENLLEFLSHAQRKTRMRMAKKLAILFFMLESAGIYHPDLHLDNILVKVNTPSIGQAGLYDVLLMDFDRAVKKTIKAGDMEKMFWRLNRYIEKMEKKGKLRLDGNEKILFLRTYERLAGRALLESMRRGSRKRSFISRIGWAIESLLYKT; this is encoded by the coding sequence GTGTTGGTTTTAAAAAGTATTGAATCGGGCAGATATAGGGTTTATCTAAGTTCTGAAGGGTATGATGTTATAGACCTCATAAAAGGGCTTGAGAATACACCTGTTTCTATAAAAAAAGGCAGGGCAGGCATAAAAATCTTCTATGTAAACAATATAAAGATTGCCTGCAGGCAGTATAGACATGGTGGTTTATTAAGGAAGTTCACAGGAGATTTCTTCATTAGTAAAAAAAGGGCAATCCAAGAGATGGAGGTCCTTTTATACCTTTTTTCTTCAGGTATCCCGGCTGTAAGACCTGTATCCGTCATAGAGGAAAGGAACGGTTTTTTCAAAAGGCTCTACATCCTCACCATATTTGAGGATAACACAGAAAACCTCCTCGAATTCCTCTCTCATGCCCAAAGGAAAACGAGAATGAGGATGGCGAAAAAGCTCGCCATCCTTTTCTTTATGCTGGAATCTGCAGGTATATACCACCCAGACCTTCATCTTGACAATATCCTTGTAAAGGTTAATACCCCCTCTATAGGACAGGCAGGGCTTTATGATGTCCTTCTTATGGATTTTGACAGGGCAGTAAAAAAAACAATAAAGGCAGGGGATATGGAAAAGATGTTCTGGAGGTTAAATAGATATATAGAAAAGATGGAAAAAAAAGGCAAATTGAGGCTTGATGGAAACGAAAAGATACTTTTTTTGAGGACTTACGAGAGGCTGGCAGGTAGAGCCCTATTAGAATCCATGAGAAGGGGCTCAAGAAAAAGAAGTTTCATATCAAGGATTGGCTGGGCAATAGAGTCGCTCCTGTATAAGACATAA
- a CDS encoding enoyl-CoA hydratase-related protein, which translates to MGYDTLILEKQAPVGIIKLNRPPVNPLSVKSYHELYDAICEFERDDEVGAIVITGSGEKAFAAGLDVKDVMGKSAVETLDFLWTAPRKTFDKLTGIEKPTIAAMFGLALGGGCEVALCCDIRIASEDTIIGLPEINLGIMPGSGATQRLPRLVGITKAKEMLFTGDNIDAQEAYRVGLVNKVVPKDKLMEEAIAMAKKLASKPRAALGLIKRCVDNGMNMDLASGLTLEMDCFSIAFTSEDGREGINAFVEKRKPVYKGR; encoded by the coding sequence ATGGGCTACGATACATTGATTTTAGAAAAACAGGCACCTGTAGGTATAATAAAACTCAACAGACCACCTGTGAATCCCTTAAGCGTAAAGTCATATCATGAACTTTATGATGCCATATGTGAATTTGAAAGGGATGATGAGGTAGGTGCGATAGTAATAACAGGCAGCGGAGAGAAGGCATTCGCAGCAGGACTCGATGTGAAGGATGTTATGGGAAAATCAGCAGTGGAGACCCTTGATTTTTTGTGGACTGCCCCTCGGAAGACATTTGATAAACTCACAGGTATAGAGAAGCCTACCATAGCAGCCATGTTTGGACTTGCCTTAGGCGGCGGATGCGAAGTTGCCCTATGCTGTGATATAAGGATTGCATCTGAGGATACCATAATAGGGCTGCCTGAGATAAATCTGGGCATTATGCCTGGTTCAGGGGCTACACAGCGACTTCCAAGGCTTGTGGGCATAACTAAGGCAAAGGAGATGCTGTTTACAGGCGACAACATAGACGCCCAGGAGGCGTATAGGGTAGGCCTCGTAAATAAGGTTGTCCCTAAAGACAAGCTCATGGAAGAGGCAATAGCCATGGCAAAGAAACTTGCGTCCAAACCAAGGGCGGCTTTGGGACTTATCAAGAGGTGTGTAGATAACGGCATGAACATGGACCTTGCATCAGGTTTGACCCTTGAGATGGATTGTTTCTCCATAGCCTTTACATCTGAAGATGGTAGAGAAGGTATTAATGCCTTTGTAGAAAAGAGAAAGCCGGTCTATAAAGGCAGATAG
- a CDS encoding SH3 domain-containing protein, which translates to MKEAYIEYWGLESHPFLMAPDSHMMYMAGQYYECLERLKYAVNTHKGGALIVSEDAGLGKTTIILKLIEELKAQYGEAFRYALVDHPTLDPAQMISFIAGAIAGYRSHEDKLKNILVLKDSLIEVKKMEGKAIIVVDEGQMLCGAYDILQELRVLINLTHENEYLHTFILSGQRPLWEEIKRLPEFWQRLPIRYYFVPLRLEETREMIKFRLRQAGMNSERRIFSEDAFEMIHRFAKGSPRTIIALADLALLIGYTDRAGVIGFKEMTKALHVMSGRGESLPYISQERENKKISFDKIRAPKISNESVKTRDLKATTKDYSSDVQQNKYGYKVRPFFIILFCVTMFIAGGAGYHYLFGSHNNKYIAANKKDIEISAKISEIQKEISNKPIVDEQKKIKEKPATFKKAIIIKEGANIRSAPDIVSQRVGMIFKGQSIEILEEKKDKKGENWYKIKWFGEREGWISERVAKMLEDST; encoded by the coding sequence ATGAAAGAGGCATATATAGAATATTGGGGTCTTGAGAGCCACCCATTTCTTATGGCACCTGACAGCCATATGATGTATATGGCAGGTCAATACTATGAATGCCTTGAGAGATTAAAATATGCCGTTAATACACACAAGGGCGGTGCCCTTATTGTTTCAGAAGACGCTGGACTTGGAAAGACAACTATAATACTCAAATTGATAGAGGAGTTGAAGGCTCAATACGGAGAGGCATTTCGTTATGCCCTTGTTGACCATCCCACATTAGACCCTGCGCAAATGATATCCTTTATAGCAGGCGCTATCGCAGGTTATAGATCTCATGAGGACAAACTTAAAAATATTCTTGTGCTAAAAGACTCCCTTATAGAAGTAAAGAAAATGGAAGGCAAGGCAATAATAGTAGTAGATGAAGGCCAGATGCTCTGTGGTGCTTACGACATCCTCCAGGAGTTAAGGGTTCTTATTAACCTAACCCATGAAAATGAATATTTACATACATTTATATTATCCGGCCAGAGACCTCTCTGGGAGGAAATAAAGAGGCTCCCAGAGTTCTGGCAAAGACTCCCTATCCGTTATTATTTTGTCCCTTTAAGATTAGAAGAAACAAGAGAGATGATAAAATTTAGATTAAGACAGGCAGGTATGAACAGTGAAAGACGAATCTTCTCTGAAGATGCCTTTGAGATGATCCATAGATTTGCAAAAGGTTCACCGAGAACCATTATCGCTCTTGCTGATCTTGCTCTCTTAATCGGATATACTGACCGTGCAGGTGTGATTGGTTTTAAGGAGATGACAAAGGCACTACATGTAATGTCAGGGAGGGGAGAAAGCCTTCCATACATATCACAAGAAAGGGAAAATAAAAAAATTTCATTTGATAAAATTAGGGCACCTAAAATCTCTAATGAATCAGTAAAAACAAGGGATTTAAAAGCAACCACAAAGGATTATTCTTCAGATGTTCAACAAAATAAATATGGATACAAAGTCAGGCCTTTTTTTATTATCCTTTTTTGTGTAACTATGTTCATTGCAGGTGGAGCAGGTTATCATTATCTTTTTGGTTCCCATAATAATAAGTATATAGCGGCTAATAAAAAAGATATAGAGATTTCAGCAAAAATATCTGAAATACAAAAGGAGATATCGAATAAACCAATTGTGGATGAACAGAAAAAGATAAAAGAAAAACCTGCTACATTTAAAAAGGCTATAATAATAAAAGAAGGGGCAAATATAAGAAGTGCACCAGATATAGTTTCTCAAAGGGTTGGGATGATTTTTAAGGGACAATCTATAGAGATCTTGGAAGAAAAGAAAGATAAGAAAGGTGAAAACTGGTATAAGATAAAGTGGTTTGGGGAAAGAGAAGGGTGGATTTCAGAACGAGTTGCCAAGATGCTTGAGGATTCTACTTAG
- a CDS encoding MBL fold metallo-hydrolase, translating into MIFSGKGYIENNLYVTGFAWSPAYLIDGDVPVIFESGFHCMARIYEADIRQVIENKMPQYLFITHVHYDHCGATSYLRKAFPSIRVAASQRAAEIIQRPNAQSLMSSLSKNAYGIISSMENVDKKMLLQDYFEPFSIDMTLKDMDRIYVCHGITVQVFETPGHTRDMLSYYIPEKKILIATESTGCRSQTGHIVTEFLVDFEKYITSLKRLSMLDIDVLCQGHHFVFTGDDVRRHLDESLKSAQRFRDNVISFLKEEGGSVDRVVEIVKAMEYDTNPGPKQPEKAYLLNLRTRVAHIAQSLSSVK; encoded by the coding sequence ATGATTTTTAGCGGTAAGGGATATATTGAAAACAATCTTTATGTAACAGGTTTTGCCTGGTCACCTGCGTATCTTATAGATGGAGATGTCCCTGTCATCTTTGAGTCGGGATTTCACTGCATGGCAAGGATCTATGAAGCTGATATCAGGCAGGTGATCGAGAATAAAATGCCACAATATCTTTTTATCACCCATGTCCACTATGACCACTGTGGAGCCACATCATATCTTAGGAAGGCTTTTCCAAGCATAAGGGTTGCTGCTTCTCAAAGGGCTGCAGAGATAATACAGAGACCTAATGCCCAGAGTCTTATGAGTTCCCTAAGTAAAAATGCCTATGGCATAATTTCATCCATGGAAAACGTGGATAAAAAAATGCTCCTTCAGGATTATTTTGAACCTTTCTCTATAGATATGACATTAAAAGACATGGATAGGATATATGTATGCCATGGAATAACAGTGCAGGTATTCGAGACCCCAGGTCATACAAGGGATATGTTGAGCTATTATATACCTGAGAAAAAGATACTTATAGCCACAGAGTCAACGGGTTGCAGGAGTCAGACAGGTCATATTGTCACCGAATTTCTTGTGGATTTTGAAAAATATATTACATCTCTTAAACGTCTTTCAATGCTTGATATAGATGTCTTATGTCAGGGACATCATTTTGTGTTTACAGGTGATGATGTAAGAAGGCATCTTGACGAATCTTTGAAGTCTGCTCAGCGTTTCAGGGATAATGTTATAAGCTTTCTTAAAGAAGAAGGTGGGTCCGTTGACCGCGTTGTAGAGATCGTAAAAGCTATGGAGTATGATACAAACCCAGGCCCTAAACAGCCTGAAAAGGCATACCTTTTAAATCTTAGAACAAGGGTAGCGCATATTGCCCAAAGTCTTTCATCAGTAAAATGA
- a CDS encoding zinc ribbon domain-containing protein yields MAVVGIPILENLYPVTMDMWPLESKEFNRIWPFYENLKQGRFTTTKCKDCGYVAYPPRVICPECYSENLEYIDLPTKGKIVVFSEEVRGVPLGFESPLIHAVVDLGVDPVRRVLSRIVNCPAGVLKQGDEVQLAVFSVPAYPLEKGKAGTIMAERVFFAFEPVKK; encoded by the coding sequence ATGGCCGTAGTAGGAATACCTATACTTGAAAATCTATATCCAGTAACCATGGATATGTGGCCTTTGGAATCAAAGGAATTTAACAGGATCTGGCCCTTTTACGAAAATCTTAAACAGGGTAGATTCACTACAACAAAATGTAAGGATTGCGGATATGTTGCATATCCACCCAGGGTTATCTGTCCTGAGTGTTATTCAGAAAATTTAGAATATATAGATCTACCAACAAAAGGAAAGATTGTTGTATTTTCTGAAGAGGTAAGAGGTGTACCCCTTGGCTTTGAATCACCCCTTATCCATGCTGTTGTTGATCTTGGTGTTGACCCGGTGAGAAGGGTTTTGAGTAGAATCGTAAACTGCCCTGCAGGTGTATTAAAACAGGGAGATGAGGTCCAGTTGGCAGTCTTTTCTGTGCCTGCATATCCTTTAGAAAAAGGTAAGGCAGGAACGATCATGGCAGAAAGGGTATTTTTTGCCTTTGAGCCAGTAAAGAAATAG
- a CDS encoding thiolase family protein: MARNAVILAGGQCKWGVREAHIVDLFQEAAKACLDDIPTLKPKDIDGLIVATSYAGRCSFQVNTAPVVAERCGLKPTSICTRCDTLCAGGSTGIILAKGLVETGAADIVMVAGGEKLYTPQKWEVFYSELASVDHDWDGANGMGLPPPFFALTAQEHMMHYGTKKEDLAAVSVANYNYGATNPLAQMQKALTLEEAMSAPIVVPPLTLYDCCPITDGAAACIITTDEIAKKFTDRPLVYIRGTAQVCLNSVSANFPGAHLADWKHTRTAAQKAYERAKVTPNDIKVAQTHDCFSISEVIEVEELGFCKKGEGGAFCSSGQILIGGKVPINTDGGLLSVGHPFGATGIRQAIEILKQLQGRARHQVKDADVGLTHNLSGANAEHTILIYGREPVK; the protein is encoded by the coding sequence ATGGCTCGAAATGCAGTAATACTGGCAGGTGGCCAGTGTAAATGGGGTGTGAGAGAGGCACATATAGTTGACCTCTTTCAAGAGGCAGCAAAGGCATGTCTTGATGACATTCCCACACTAAAACCAAAGGATATAGACGGTCTGATTGTGGCAACATCCTATGCAGGTAGGTGTTCATTCCAGGTAAATACCGCACCTGTAGTGGCTGAAAGATGTGGGCTAAAACCAACTTCAATCTGTACTCGCTGTGATACGCTGTGTGCTGGTGGCTCAACAGGTATTATCCTTGCAAAAGGACTTGTTGAAACAGGTGCAGCAGATATCGTTATGGTTGCAGGTGGTGAGAAATTATATACACCCCAGAAATGGGAGGTATTTTACAGTGAGCTCGCATCGGTAGATCATGACTGGGATGGTGCAAATGGCATGGGGCTTCCACCTCCATTTTTTGCCCTAACTGCCCAGGAACATATGATGCATTACGGGACAAAAAAAGAAGATCTGGCAGCAGTATCTGTTGCAAATTATAATTATGGAGCCACAAACCCTTTAGCACAGATGCAGAAGGCACTTACCCTCGAAGAGGCAATGAGTGCACCTATAGTTGTCCCACCACTTACACTCTATGACTGTTGCCCTATTACAGATGGTGCAGCAGCATGTATTATTACAACAGATGAGATTGCCAAGAAATTTACTGACAGACCCCTCGTATATATAAGAGGAACAGCCCAGGTTTGCTTAAATAGCGTATCTGCTAATTTCCCAGGTGCCCATCTTGCTGATTGGAAACACACACGCACGGCAGCACAGAAGGCTTATGAAAGAGCTAAGGTTACACCCAATGATATTAAGGTTGCCCAGACACATGATTGTTTCTCTATCTCTGAGGTCATAGAGGTGGAGGAATTGGGTTTCTGCAAGAAGGGGGAAGGCGGTGCATTTTGTAGCTCAGGCCAGATATTAATTGGAGGTAAAGTGCCTATAAACACAGACGGTGGTTTACTTTCCGTTGGACACCCCTTTGGCGCCACAGGTATCAGGCAGGCAATTGAGATTTTGAAACAGCTTCAGGGAAGGGCACGCCATCAGGTAAAGGATGCTGACGTTGGTCTTACTCATAATCTAAGTGGCGCAAACGCAGAACATACTATCTTAATTTATGGTAGAGAACCAGTAAAATAA
- a CDS encoding cation diffusion facilitator family transporter, with protein MAEDKSGLMLAVRVSLFSNIVLFVIKAIALVIVNSLAIAADLGISLISLSVSVFLYYVMKISERPADHFHNYGYSKIENVAEAIEGIILIGLAIAMSFQGIMNIIRPGQVHAPFVGLVASIIGIGINFWGAEFILKLAGKYGSPALKAEGIHFRLEGFISLAISISFCLLLIANYGGFVRLAYYIDPLATIFVSIFIALPSFRILKEAFMKLLDASIEEASQMDVIKALAKHYHRYCSFKDLRTRTAGRKKFVDIFLVIPQTITLKQAHNISRLLKHDISSSLVDSEVHIHIEPCEKNCAYERQNKKCPYMQQGV; from the coding sequence ATGGCTGAAGATAAAAGTGGTTTAATGCTTGCCGTAAGGGTAAGCCTTTTTTCAAATATAGTACTTTTTGTCATAAAGGCAATTGCCCTTGTTATTGTCAATTCACTGGCAATTGCCGCAGATTTAGGTATATCGCTTATTTCCCTAAGTGTCTCTGTATTTCTTTATTATGTTATGAAGATATCAGAGAGACCAGCAGATCATTTCCATAATTACGGTTACAGTAAAATAGAGAATGTTGCCGAGGCAATAGAAGGGATAATACTCATTGGGCTTGCCATTGCCATGTCATTTCAGGGAATTATGAACATAATAAGGCCAGGACAAGTTCATGCACCTTTTGTGGGTCTTGTGGCAAGCATAATAGGTATAGGGATAAACTTCTGGGGTGCAGAATTTATACTAAAGCTTGCCGGCAAATACGGGTCGCCTGCATTAAAAGCAGAGGGAATACATTTTCGCCTTGAGGGCTTCATCTCCCTGGCCATTTCCATATCTTTCTGTCTTTTACTGATTGCCAATTATGGGGGTTTTGTGAGGCTTGCATATTATATCGACCCTCTGGCAACCATCTTTGTAAGCATTTTTATAGCTCTGCCATCTTTTAGGATATTAAAAGAGGCTTTTATGAAACTCCTTGATGCATCCATTGAAGAGGCAAGCCAAATGGATGTAATCAAGGCGCTTGCAAAACATTATCACAGATACTGTAGTTTTAAGGATTTAAGGACAAGAACCGCAGGAAGGAAGAAATTTGTCGATATATTTCTTGTGATACCTCAAACAATTACCCTAAAACAGGCGCATAATATATCAAGGTTATTGAAGCATGATATCTCTTCAAGTCTTGTGGATAGTGAAGTTCACATCCATATAGAGCCATGTGAAAAGAATTGTGCATATGAAAGGCAGAATAAGAAATGTCCATATATGCAACAGGGTGTATAG